DNA from Blastocatellia bacterium:
CAGCGCATTCAGGTAAGCCAAGCATGTCACACCGAGCACAATGGCCATCGTTCGCCATTCATGTCGCACTAACGGCAGCAACCCAGAGCCGCTGGCCGGTCGGCCCTGTTCGGAAGATGACGAACGAGCGGCAGATGCTGTCTTGGTCGGCCGGTTGCCCAGGGCGGCAGCACTTCCGGTCTGTTTGCCGACAGATTGTTTTTTGCTTTTCTGTGCAGACGCCATTAGTAAAGCTCTTGCATAATTGACGCTCCCCCGCCGGCTATATCGCGCAATGCGTGATGCCGCGCTTCTCGAAGTATTGTTGATGGTATTCTTCAGCGCGATAGAACGTAGTGGCCGGCACGATCTCGGTCACGATTGGTCGGCGAAAACGGCCGCTGTTTTGCTGCTGCTCTTTCGAGGCGCGCGCGGCGGCTTCCTGCTCCGGCGAGTGAAAAAAGATCGCAGACCGGTACTGAGTGCCCACATCGGGCCCTTGTCGGTTCAACGTAGTTGGGTCATGAATGCTCCAGAAGACTTCCAGCAGTTGCTCGTAGCTGACCTGCGTCGGATCAAATTCGATTTCAACGGCCTCGGCATGTCCGGTTCGGTCAGTGCACACGTCCTCGTACGTTGGATTGGGAAACGTGCCTCCCGTGTAGCCGACCTGCGTGGAGATCACGCCTTTGATCCTGCGAAACGCATCCTCCACGCCCCAGAAACAGCCAGCGGCAAATGTAGCTTTGGCCATATCGTTTGCCCCTCCTTTGGTGAAAATTCAACGATGGATTTTATCACACACTTTCCAGGCAGATTTCAAGCACAAACACGACAGTCCGTGATGTAACGATCGTAGCGGCCGCCTCAGTTGTTGGGATGTGGTTGGTATCATGCTTGGCGCGACATGCGAGGATTGTTGATGCCGGCGCCGGTCTATCGTCGCTGGGATGTGCATAGCATCATGCCTGGCGTGACGGCTCAATCCTCCAGTCGAACGACCGATTGTCGCAGCCGCTTGGTCTGACTACGGTGACGCTTAGATTCCAACCGACGTTGCTGAGAGGTCAATGTCGGCTTGGTTGGGCGACGCGCCTTGGGCTTCTCGGCGGCTTGCCGAATCAAGTGAACAAGTCGGCTGATCGCATCCTCGCGGTTCTGTTCCTGCGTGCGGAACCGTCGGGCATCAATCAACAGCACGCCATCTGCGGTCAGCCGCTTGCCGGCCAGTCGCATCAGTCGCTGCCGCACATCGTCGGGTAGTGAAGGGGAACGGCGCACATCGAAGCGAAGCTGCACAGCGGTAGCCACTTTGTTGACATTCTGT
Protein-coding regions in this window:
- the arfB gene encoding aminoacyl-tRNA hydrolase, coding for MIAVTRSITINERELQMDFVRSSGPGGQNVNKVATAVQLRFDVRRSPSLPDDVRQRLMRLAGKRLTADGVLLIDARRFRTQEQNREDAISRLVHLIRQAAEKPKARRPTKPTLTSQQRRLESKRHRSQTKRLRQSVVRLED
- the msrA gene encoding peptide-methionine (S)-S-oxide reductase MsrA, with protein sequence MAKATFAAGCFWGVEDAFRRIKGVISTQVGYTGGTFPNPTYEDVCTDRTGHAEAVEIEFDPTQVSYEQLLEVFWSIHDPTTLNRQGPDVGTQYRSAIFFHSPEQEAAARASKEQQQNSGRFRRPIVTEIVPATTFYRAEEYHQQYFEKRGITHCAI